In Setaria italica strain Yugu1 chromosome I, Setaria_italica_v2.0, whole genome shotgun sequence, the genomic window CCGAAACTCCTTGCAGAGTCTTGACCAAAGTCAAACCGGTGCCACGTGGGACGGAAACCCACGAATTTTCGCAAAGCCCCGCCGACTTTGATGCCAGTCATCCCCACCGCGGCACCGTCCCCACGCCTTTGTTCAGTTCGAACTCGAACTCTTCCGGCGCTTCTAGTGCTTGCTCGCTCAGTCGCTCCCCACTCCCGACGCGGCGCCGTcgctctccctctcctcgcTCGCGCGCCCCGTCGCACGCATCCATTCCATGGTacgctctctctcctctctccccgaACCCTAGCCTTTCCCCTTCCCTCCTCGCGCCACTCCCCTCACCTCTCGCGCTCCCAATCTCCTGCAGGATTCATCCCCGAcatcagccgccgccgcgccgatgGCGGCGTCCGCCCCGCCGCTCGACGACTGCCtgcgcctcctccgcggcgaGCGCGACGAGCAGAAGCTGGcgggcctcctcgtcgccgccaacGTCTGCCGCGCgggcgacgccggcgccgtccgGAAGGTCTACGACGCCGTCGGGCCCCGCTTCCTCCGGCGCCTCCTCAACACCGGTAAATAAGCCATACGCCACAAGTATTGGTTAGCCTGCGGGGGACTGCTGAGCTTTGGGTCACTGGGTTTTGATTCGTGGGCGCAGGGCTGGGGAAAgtggagggagggaaggaggaggagcgggaggcgTACCTGCGCCTCGCCCTGACGGTGCTCGCCGGGCTCGCGCGCGTTCCGGAGGTTGCGGCCGACGAGGGGGTCGTCTCCACTGTGCCCCTAGTCGCCGAGGTTGTCTCCAAATCGTAAGAAATTTACTCTCTGTGACCTTCTGGCACTTCGTACACATGTTAGTGTAAAATGGATCAGTACACATGTTTTTTTAGTTATTTTGCAATCCTCGCTGTTTGGATATACAGATGATATCCTGTTTTGAATCTGTTAAGAGCTGTACCAACTGTTTTGCTCCCGAAAACTAATTTTGATGCTTGCTATCTGTACATATTTGCTCATGACTGTAGCTAAATCATGTGCTGCAGGGCTGATCCCGCAATCACTGAAGAATGCTTTGAACTTCTGTCACTTATTGCAATAGCCTCTGAAGACGGGGCTTACAAGTTTTGCGAGCCTGGTGTAATAGACATGATCTTccttcaaatctcaagcttACCAGATGGTATTACATTTTGTTGCCTGTATCTTGTTGCCAATTTCATCTCTAAACTGAGGAGTGTTAGAACTGATCCTAAAGATGCAGATCTCAGCTGCCACGTTTTAAATTTGTGCATCTGGATGGGTGATTTTGTTATTCTGCTTTTGAAATGTGGTCTTTGTCTATTCAATTCAGTCCTTGCCAGTACTTACCACTCAGCGCCATGGGTTCATGAATAGCAATTTTTGGGGTCATCAACCTGTGAAAAAAGATACAAtattttgtttggttgattgGTGTTCAATCTAGTTCGAATGCTTAATTTCTTATACGGTTTTCTTGATTATATTGTTTGTAGGTTCAAAGTGCATAGAACTTGCCATTAATCTAATGCGATTACTTGTTCATAAACTCAAAGTCGACAACATGAGTGTGGAAAAACTGCAAGGAATGGCAAGCATGGTATGATTGACATACCAGAATATTTTACGTGAACATTTCTGCATTTCTCATTTCACCATTCATAAATTGATCTGATGATTTGGTCTACACTTTCAATGCAATTCAGGTGACTTGCCTTGCCAGGCTTTTTGCTGTTCTTCATACTGCAGTTAAATTTGATGCCCTGCACATGCTTACCACCCTCCTGTCCCAAAAGGAATCTGTAAGGATTACCCTTTTCCcctccttttgttttatttgaaGCATGTGACTTGTTTTGTTATGCATGATATTGGATAAGTTCTTCCCAATGATTTATTGTTACTCCTTAATGCTTTGTTTTGTTGTTGGAATGCTAAAGCCACTTCATGATCTTTTGAGATCAATGCCGGCATCAATTTGGGAATCTCACATTCGAGTTGGAATCACTGCCATCCTCCAAAATCGTGTTGGTATGTACAGGCTTCATATTCATAAATGATGTAAAACTTTGTTTCTAAAATATTGTGAAAGCTGTAATTCTTTGGTCAGATTGATGAAATAGATAACCTTAACATTATAGGTTTAATAATTAATATAATCATGTGCATTCTTTAGGGATGAAAGCAGTAATACTTATATGTGCCACTTTGTTCCAACAGCACTATATAGCTTGATTTATTCTTACCTACCCATAGGATGTATTGGAATTATTGCATGTCGTCTGTTTATCTGGCTACCTACCATTGCATGAGGAATGTATAGCGTACTCAGGATAGAAGATTGAAACATAACCATGCTATTATCTTCTTCCCTTTCGAGATGTTCATGGTATTAAATGTTTTGTTGCTGTTCAGTATCCTCTGAAAAGCTGCATGCTCTTCTTTTGGCGGAGTGCATGATGTCCATACTAGGTGAGGATTGGTTGTCAGAAGATTGTAAAATCCAAAATACCCAGAATGTGTTGCCTGTTGACAAGTAAGTTTTACATTCCTGTATTCTGTGGGATGTGCCTTTAATTTTCCATAACatttgtgtttttctgcagatTTGTATTGCTTGTCCTAGAGTCTGCAAGAATTGAAGTGGCAGTCCTTCTAAATGAGCTTGCTTATTTGAAGTATGAGTCTTTAAAAACTTCTCAGACAGATGAAGCCGTCTGTCAGAAACAGAGAAACCTCGCTATATTATTTTCATTAATAGAACGAATAATCAAAATGATATCAAATGCCAGTAGCAGTGAAGGTATGTTTCCATcctcatgttttttttattccttGGGCACCAAACCAGGATTAGAACCTGTGTATTTTGTTTGTCGGTGCAATCATCTATGACAATTTCTCCACTTCTGCAGCACCAGTCTTTGATAATGCCATTCCATCTACGTATGTGTTCGCAGTTGCAAAACATGCATCAGCACAGAGACATGTCCTGATGCAGCACTCTTTAAGGAAATCTGAACATTGAAAGCATTTCCTTGAAGTGCAAAATATTTTGGCACGCTAGGCACACTAAAAACTCGACCTGCTAGGCACGCTAGTTTAACACACGCAATAGCAAAATGGTTATTAGTTCAGTTACTTACATCATCTAATCTGAGCTTCAATTATTTTTCATGGGTATCAGCTGTCAGTGTTATATCCTGCAATTTAGAGCAATTGAGTTATGCTTCTAAATTGCCAAATTTCTAGTGCTTTAACTTTTGGTGTTGGTGGCATCTAAGATTTTGGGGGTGAAATCTTACCATTTCCTTTATATTTCCTAATTCATTACATTAGCTATCTTTCTATCGAAGTCAGTAGTCATGGGAATGGCTCATAGAAAGCCTACGAAGATAACTGTGCTCCTACCAACCATTCTCCTTTTAAAAGAGATTTGAACTGCATGCAGGTGCACCAAGTCAGACTATCCGTGAAAGTACCATAATGCAGGCCATCACTGGATTAAACGAGACAATCAGTTTAGTTTTAGACTTTCTGCAGGATGCAAAGGTACATATTCTTATCAACCACATATGTCCGTTAGTATTTTATAAGATAAtacatgatgaagatgaaaatgTGACAGGAACATGGGCAACGGAAAGGTGATGATCTTTTGGCAGCTGCGAGAATAGTAGGAAGGTGTGCTGCTTGCTCATCTTATTATTCTAGGAGAATTTATGGATCCTTATCTTCCCTTCTTTAACAAATAATTGCTCCTTAGCAATTTAAGGGCCCTTTAGTTAGGACTTCAAATAAATACTAGTTCCTCCATCTGCTTGTACTGCTTGTCATGATGAATTGTATATTTGTTTTAACATTGTCAACAAAGTTGGTTTTCCTATTAAATAAGTTAGTTTTCATCCTTCTGAACAAATGTGTACAATTTGGCCACTTCATATTTTTCTGTACACACAATGTACATAAACTGTTAACCAAGTGCGTGTTCAATAGCAAAGCGCCCAGATCAAGCTTCTGTACAACATATTTTTTGTCAATTCAAAGTAACATTTATACTTTGTTGCAGTTACCTGGCAGAGGCACCATATGCCTGCAAGGAGAAAACTAGAAATCTATTGGAATTTATCTTTTCTATAGAAGGTCAAGATGAATCAAGGTTACTTCTTGATTTCGTGCTCTGCAGGTGTGTATATATCTTCTTTCATGATGCAAAATACTGATGGTATAAAGTTCTATTCTTGCGACAGCCCCTTCTATTCTATTTGCTTCATGCTTCCAATGCTATCTCAAATAACAATGGAGGCTGATGGATGTAGAACTTTGGCATCATTTGGCGGCTATAAGGCAGTAAGTAGGATTATTTTCTTTTCAACTTGATTGCTGTTTCCTTTACTACTTATTCCTCAAATTAATTTTACCTTCCTATTTATCCTAGTTCGTTTTGCATGTTCCTTGCAAAGTTGGTGCTTTCTCTGTTCTTGCCAGCATGTTACTATCATTCTGTAAAAGGGGCCTTTCTGTCGCCTCTATTTCAAGGTGAACACGGATTAGAGATCTCCACAGCCAATATATAGTGATTAGAATGATCCATATAATCATATTATGTTATGCAATGTCATGGTGTTCCCATTCTAGAGGCTCATAGATAGCCAgttaattttgaattttgatgctATGTTTATTGATTGAGATGACCACATGAGATGGTGATTAACTTCATCAAGATTAATAGAGACATCTTGTTCAGTATAGTTaatactctttttttttactgagATATGGAGAGCAGCTGATTGCCTGTGTTTGTCTCTGCAGGTTATAGATTGCCTTGTTAAAATGACTGAGCAGGATGGAATCGACAATGGTAGCATGTTTTTGGCATGTGATACCATCATAAACTTCATGTCTAATGTAAATGACTTCATTTTCTGAAAGTTCAATTCTGCATATGCCATGAGAATAATTAATAACCTGTTGGTATTTTTGTAGAGGAAAAGTGTCAATATTCCAGTGGATTCTTGTTTCATTCGCCTCCTAAAAGCACTTGTTACATGGGCTGGTATGCTCCAACTTCTGTTTATTAGCTTAAACGTGTACCTTTGTTCATCATTGGTGATATCATTATGTGGGTAGTTGCTATAGTCATTTCTCAATATTTGGTTCTTGCAAGTTCATTGCTTAGGTTAAAACTTCAAAAAAACATCTTGAACACATTTTTCGGATTATGATAATGGATGACAGGGACAGAGCCAGGATTGGCGCAAAAGGGGGGCCAGGCAAACTATATCATACAAGTTCTTTAGAAATCACGGTCAAACGAAACAAATTTGGACAAATTTCAATCCAAATCCAATGATCTATAATAGACAAGTTTTGAgcattgggggggggggggggggggggcatggcCCCTGCCATCCCCTCCCTGGCTCCGTCTTGATGGATGACTGCTTCTTGTCAGCATCTAAGATATGCATCCGCAGACTTCATAAATTATTTCCTTTGTTGGCTCATACAGATTGAATGTTATATCAAGAAATTGATGCACTTCGATCACTGGCTGTTTTGACCTGTGTCATGACTTTCGATACCTGGCATCTTTCCCCGTATGTGGTGCTGGAATGATATCGTAGTTGACATGCGAGTCTTCTATAGTACAATATTTCTGAGATTTTGGGCACAAATGAACTGGACGCCTGTTAACATACTAACTGACAGCAAAGATTATCTCAAGCTCTTTTTTTGTGTAATTGACAGCAAAGATTATCTCAAGctctttttttgtgtgtttgtgTTGTTAACATGCTGAACCGGTCACTATATGTTTATTGCATATAGGAACCACAAATGCCTCATCGGTTACCATGACAGCATCCTGCTTATGCGCAATGCTGATAGACTTGACATCAGAAGAATTTCTGTTGAGCTGCTCTGATTTTGACACCAAGACCCTTGGGAGTTTGTCTGAGCTCATTGTCAGAAGTTTGCAGCAGGTAATTAGTCCTTATTTCATAATTGGGATTATTTCGTTTCAGGCAATTGTTCACTATAATGAATCTTTTCCATTGCACTGGATGTGCTGATAATATGGTGTAATGTCCTTCAGGATGTCCCTGACGATGATGGGGAGCAATTCAACCAGAAGCAGATGATTGTATCAGGTAAACACGCTAATCTATTGACCTAAAAATTAAGCCCATTTGATATGCACAGATAAAAAATCctacattttccttttcttggaGTATCCGTGCAGGTTACAGGCGATGGGCTAATCGATTTCCACATGTTAAAAACGTAGTGGAGCAGCATGTATCCTTGTGATCAACCACCGCCCCAAGGGCAGTTCTGCATGAATGAAAACCTGCAAATTGGAATCTAAAAGCGCCATGCTTCAATTTGGTCTTTGGTGGGTCATTAGGTTTTCAAACCATTCCCTTTACCCGGTATTTAATGTGACATGTTGCTGATTTGCTTTTGGTTAGGGAATTTTAGGTTACGGGAATTTTGATGTTAGGATAATTCTCCTACGGCAGGTCAAATGAGTGTGCCAGTATGGATCAGAAAGATATTGTTTATCCAGGTAATCCTCATAGCGGAGCAAGTGGACACTAGAATGCTTATGCACAAGAAGGAAGAAGGCAGTGAGACGACAGATTTCCCTCTCTTTCACCATTTCCCCTTGACCACCATGTACAGAACTCATGTAACCATACCAAAGCTCAGATTTCAGAGCCCAGTGGAGTCTGAAGGAATGCTTTGTAAGATCAGGCAAGGGTTTTTCATTTACCGTTCCGCTATGTACTCGTCGAGCGGCTATATTCACCCATGTGCGGCCGTGCGGGTGTAGAGGCCAGAACACTGTTCCTTTAGATAAAAATGCATTCACGTCGCGAGTTTGTACTAGTTGCAACGTCGGTGGATGATTCATTCTGTATTCACCTGGAGTGCTAACAAAACTATTCATTTCTTACTATGCATGCGACAAGATTACACAATCGGCTCGATGCCAAACATAAATTTACCACCGGGGTTGGTGCCTCAGCCTGCTATACATTCACGTCAGGGATTACACATGGGCAAAGCACCCTCGTGGTCTCATGGATGATCAAGCTGCGTTGTGGCTGTGTGCTGGTTACTAGTTTTGCGTTCGCCGCTGCTC contains:
- the LOC101757480 gene encoding uncharacterized protein LOC101757480 isoform X2, whose translation is MDSSPTSAAAAPMAASAPPLDDCLRLLRGERDEQKLAGLLVAANVCRAGDAGAVRKVYDAVGPRFLRRLLNTGLGKVEGGKEEEREAYLRLALTVLAGLARVPEVAADEGVVSTVPLVAEVVSKSADPAITEECFELLSLIAIASEDGAYKFCEPGVIDMIFLQISSLPDGSKCIELAINLMRLLVHKLKVDNMSVEKLQGMASMVTCLARLFAVLHTAVKFDALHMLTTLLSQKESPLHDLLRSMPASIWESHIRVGITAILQNRVVSSEKLHALLLAECMMSILGEDWLSEDCKIQNTQNVLPVDKFVLLVLESARIEVAVLLNELAYLKYESLKTSQTDEAVCQKQRNLAILFSLIERIIKMISNASSSEGAPSQTIRESTIMQAITGLNETISLVLDFLQDAKEHGQRKGDDLLAAARIVGSYLAEAPYACKEKTRNLLEFIFSIEGQDESSPFYSICFMLPMLSQITMEADGCRTLASFGGYKAVIDCLVKMTEQDGIDNGSMFLACDTIINFMSNRKSVNIPVDSCFIRLLKALVTWAGTTNASSVTMTASCLCAMLIDLTSEEFLLSCSDFDTKTLGSLSELIVRSLQQDVPDDDGEQFNQKQMIVSVSVQVTGDGLIDFHMLKT
- the LOC101757480 gene encoding uncharacterized protein LOC101757480 isoform X1, producing the protein MDSSPTSAAAAPMAASAPPLDDCLRLLRGERDEQKLAGLLVAANVCRAGDAGAVRKVYDAVGPRFLRRLLNTGLGKVEGGKEEEREAYLRLALTVLAGLARVPEVAADEGVVSTVPLVAEVVSKSADPAITEECFELLSLIAIASEDGAYKFCEPGVIDMIFLQISSLPDGSKCIELAINLMRLLVHKLKVDNMSVEKLQGMASMVTCLARLFAVLHTAVKFDALHMLTTLLSQKESPLHDLLRSMPASIWESHIRVGITAILQNRVVSSEKLHALLLAECMMSILGEDWLSEDCKIQNTQNVLPVDKFVLLVLESARIEVAVLLNELAYLKYESLKTSQTDEAVCQKQRNLAILFSLIERIIKMISNASSSEGAPSQTIRESTIMQAITGLNETISLVLDFLQDAKEHGQRKGDDLLAAARIVGSYLAEAPYACKEKTRNLLEFIFSIEGQDESSPFYSICFMLPMLSQITMEADGCRTLASFGGYKAVIDCLVKMTEQDGIDNGSMFLACDTIINFMSNRKSVNIPVDSCFIRLLKALVTWAGTTNASSVTMTASCLCAMLIDLTSEEFLLSCSDFDTKTLGSLSELIVRSLQQDVPDDDGEQFNQKQMIVSGYRRWANRFPHVKNVVEQHVSL